The stretch of DNA TACTCCTCGGCGTTCTACGGCCCCTTCCGTGAGGCCGTCGGTTCCGCGCTGCGCGGCGACCGCAAGACGTACCAGCAGGACCCGGCCAACCCCCGCGAGGCCATGCGCGAACTGGCGCTCGACCTCGCGGAGGGTGCCGACATGGTCATGGTCAAGCCCGCCGGCCCCTACCTGGACGTTCTGGCGAAGGTCGCGGACGCGGTGGACGTGCCGGTCGCCGCCTATCAGATCTCCGGCGAGTACTCGATGATCGAGGCCGCCGCGGCGAAGGGCTGGATCGACAGGGACGCGGCCGTCCTGGAGTCGCTGCTCGGCATCAAGCGGGCCGGGGCGCGCATGATCCTGACGTACTGGGCCACCGAGGTGGCGCGGCGGCTGCGGTGATCAGTCACCTGGTGGTGTGAGGCGGGGCCGGTCCTTCGGGGGCGGCCCCGTTCTCTTGTTCAGCCGCGTACGTCCTCCTCCAGTTCCACGAGCAGGTCGGCGTGGACGCGGGACGGGGCGACGCGGCGGGCGTTGGTCTCGTCGGAGGTGTGGACGAAGGCGCGGGCGTGGTCCGGGGCCCTGCCGAACTGCTCGTGGCGGGTGACCAGCCGGGTGACGCGTTCCTCGTCCGGCAGGCCGATCCACCACGTCTCCGTCAGCAGCGGGCGGAGCCTCGTCCAGGGCGGTTCGTCCAGGAGCAGGTAGTTGCCCTCCGTGATGACCAGGGGGACGTGCGGGGGTACGGCGATGGAGCCCGCCACCGGGTCTTCGAGGGTGCGGTCGAACGTCGGGGCGTAGACCGTCTCTCCCGGGTGCGGGGCGGCCAGGCGGGCCAGCAGGGCGGCGTAGCCGTGGGCGTCGAACGTGTCAGGCGCCCCCTTGCGCGCGGTGCGGTCCAGCCTGCGCAGCTCGGAACGGGACAGGTGGAAGCCGTCCATGGGGACCAGGACGGCCGACTTCTCGCCCAGCGTGGCGGCCAGGTGGGCGGCGAGCGTCGACTTGCCCGCGCCCGGCGGCCCCGTGAGGCCGAGGATCGCGCGGGGGCGGGCCGAGGCGGCGAGGTGGCGGGCGCGGGCCCGGAGTGTTTCCGCCGAGGTGACGCGGGGAGTGGCGGGGGAGCCCGGGTCCGATGGGGGCGTGTCGGACGGGGGTGTGTGGGGCGGAGGGGGAGGGGACGGGGGCGGGGTCGGTGGAGGCACGCTTCCAACCTGTCACAACACGTCATGGATGCGGCCGGGCGTTGTGGTGCGGGGCCTCGGAGCCTCGGGGCGGCGGGTCGGGCAGGGGTGGCGAGCTGCCCTTGGTGGCGAGCCCTGGCTGACGCGGTGACTGCCCTTGGGGTGCGGGTCGGAGCGGTGAGGTGTGCCGCGGTACGCCGAGTGGCGGGGTGACTGGACGGTTTATTCGGCCGGATTAGTGCATATTTAGTCGGAGTGGTGACGGAAATAGGTCCGCGAGTGTCCATATGTGGCCGCCTTCGTTACGCAAGCCATGATGAAGACACGCACCCTCCTCACCTCCGCGGCGCTCACCCTCGGCGCCCTCGCCCTGGCCGCCGTCCCCGCCGCGGCCGACCCCGCGCCGTCGGCCCCCGCCACCACCGACCAGGTCGCGGAACTGGACCAGGCCATGGACGCTCTCAGCCCCCTCTTCGGCCTGCTCGGCTCACTGCTCGGCGGCGCCCCCGCCGCCTAGGGCCGGCTCCCGCACCTCACCCTCTGAGACCGAGCGCCCTGGTAGCCGGATCGGCCCGCCAGGGCGCTCGTGGCTGTCGGAAGGTCGGAAGGTCGGAGGCCGGACGGTCGGACGGTCGGGAGGCCATGAGCAGGCCCCCGGCCTCCCCGGCCCGTCAGGCGGGTGGTGTGCCGCCACCGCTACCGCCGTCGTCGCCGCCGTCGCCGCCAGGTTCGTCGTGCGTGCGGGATCTCGCCGCTCTGCGCAGGTGGCGGTGGCGGGTCTCCGTACGGTCGGTGAGGGCCTCGCCGACCATGGCGCCGATCGCGTCCCGCATCCCGCCCAGCGGCTCACTGCGTTTGGGGCCCGCCGCCGGGTCCTCGCGCAACTCCTTCAGCAGGGACCAGCACAGACCCAGCATGACCACCACGAACGGCAGGGCCACCAGGATCGTGGCGCTCTGCAACGAGTCAAGGCCGCCAGCGAGCAGCAACGCCGCAGCGACCGCCGCCATCAGTACGCCCCACGTCACCACCAGCCACGTCCTGGGGTGCAGGGCGCCCCGGCTCGTCAGCGACCCCATGACCAGCGAGGCCGAGTCGGCGCTCGTCACGAAATACATCATCACCAGCAGCATCGCGACCCAGGACGTGACCGTGGAGATCGGCAACGCGTCGAGCAGCGCGAACAGCGTCGACTCGGTCCCTTCCTTCGCCTTGGCCGCCATGTCGACCACCCCCGTCCCGTCGAGCCTGATGCCGGTGCCGCCCAGGACGCAGAACCAGAGGGCGGTCGCGCCGCTCGGGATCAGCAGGACCGCCAGCAGGAACTCGCGGACGGTGCGGCCCCGCGAGATACGGGCGATGAACGTCCCCACGAACGGCGCCCACGACAGCCACCACGCCCAGTAGAAGATCGTCCAGCTGCCGAGCCACTTCTCGTCGCTGAAGGCTCCGGTGTTCGAGGCCATCGGCAGCAACTCGTGCAGGTAGCCGCCGACCGTGGCGGGGATCGCGTCGAGGACGTACACCGTGGGGCCCGCGACGAAGACGAAGAGCATCAGGCAGGCGGCGAGTACGAGGTTGATGTTGCTCAGCCACTTCACCCCTCCGTGCAGCCCCGTGAAGGCGGAGACGACGAAAGCGGCGCCGAGCACCACGATGATCAGCAGTTCCACCGTCTTCGAGCTGTCAAGACCGGCCGTGAGGTCAAGCCCCGTGGCGATCTGGAGCGCCCCGATGCCAAGACTCGTCGCCGTACCGAAGACCGTCGCGAAGACCGCGAGGAGGTCGAGGAGGCGTCCCACGGTCCCCGTCGCCCGCCGCTCCCCGATGAGCGGTACGAAGACGGCGCTGAGCCGGTTGCCCCTGCCCTTGCGGAAACTCGCGTACGCCAGGGCGAGACCCGCGATGCCGTAGATCGCCCAAGGAGTCAGCGTCCAGTGGAAGAAGGAGTACTCAAGCGCGGTGCCCGCCGCCTCCTGCGTACCGGATCTGTCGCCGCTGCCCGGCGGCGGGGAGAGGTAGTGGGTGACCGGCTCGCCCACGCCGTAGAAGATCAGGCCGATCCCCATGCCCGCGCTGAACATCATCGAGATCCACGAGAAGTTCGTGAACTCCGGCGGGGCGTCGTCCGCGCCGAGCCTGATCCGTCCGAAACGGCTGAAGGCGATCAGGACGCACAGGACGAGGAAGACATCGGCCGCGATCACGAACAGCCACGCGAAGTTGTCCAGCACCCAGGGCAGGGCCGTGCCGGACGCCGACTCGAACGACCCCTTGGCGAGCACCGCCCACAGCACGACGCCCACGATCCCCAGGACACCCAGGGCGACCACCAGCCGGTCAGGGGAGGGGTCGTTTCCCGGTTCCGTCGGCTCGGGCGGGCTCTCGGGGCTCGGCCGGTCAGCCGCATCCGTACTCATGCCGCCCTACTATCGTGGGACATGTCCCACCAGGGTGCGCTGCCACGCCGGGTGCGCCCAGGCCCGAGCCGAGGCCCCCGAGCCGGGGTCCCGGGCAGTGGTCCGGGACACCGGGATCCCCGGGCCCCGGCATTCAAGAGATGAACGGAGCCGCACGTCATGGCATGGAACGCGAACGTCCTCTTCTACAGCTTCCCTGACCCGGGCCACAGCTACGCGGCCTTCCACGACGTCCAGGGCATGGAGTCGGTCAGCCGTGCGGCCGTCCTGGAACGCGCCCAGGACGGGACTCTGTCCGTGACGGAGACCTACGCGCCCGACAGCGTCATGGCCTCCGGCGCGGGGGGAGTCGTCGGGGCGCTGCTCGGGGTCCTCGCGGGGCCTGTCGGCATCCTCTTCGGCTGGACCGCGGGAACACTCTTCGGGCTGGCCGCCGACAGTGAGGAGGCATCCGGCGATCTGGACGCGCTGACCGTACTGAGCCAGGGCGTGCCCGACGGCGGCAACGTCCTCATCGTCGCCATCAACGACGAGAGCGACCCCTCACTCGGTGACGGGATCGCCCGGAAGTACGGCGGCATCCTGGTCCGGGTCCCCGCCGGGGTCGTCCAGGCCGAGGTGGTCTCCGCGCAGGAGGCCGCGGAGGGGGCCGCCAGGTCGGCGCGTGCGCGGCACCGCGCGGAGCGGCGGGACGAGTTCAGGGAGCGTGCGGGCGC from Streptomyces tsukubensis encodes:
- a CDS encoding nucleoside/nucleotide kinase family protein, producing the protein MPPPTPPPSPPPPPHTPPSDTPPSDPGSPATPRVTSAETLRARARHLAASARPRAILGLTGPPGAGKSTLAAHLAATLGEKSAVLVPMDGFHLSRSELRRLDRTARKGAPDTFDAHGYAALLARLAAPHPGETVYAPTFDRTLEDPVAGSIAVPPHVPLVITEGNYLLLDEPPWTRLRPLLTETWWIGLPDEERVTRLVTRHEQFGRAPDHARAFVHTSDETNARRVAPSRVHADLLVELEEDVRG
- a CDS encoding BCCT family transporter: MSTDAADRPSPESPPEPTEPGNDPSPDRLVVALGVLGIVGVVLWAVLAKGSFESASGTALPWVLDNFAWLFVIAADVFLVLCVLIAFSRFGRIRLGADDAPPEFTNFSWISMMFSAGMGIGLIFYGVGEPVTHYLSPPPGSGDRSGTQEAAGTALEYSFFHWTLTPWAIYGIAGLALAYASFRKGRGNRLSAVFVPLIGERRATGTVGRLLDLLAVFATVFGTATSLGIGALQIATGLDLTAGLDSSKTVELLIIVVLGAAFVVSAFTGLHGGVKWLSNINLVLAACLMLFVFVAGPTVYVLDAIPATVGGYLHELLPMASNTGAFSDEKWLGSWTIFYWAWWLSWAPFVGTFIARISRGRTVREFLLAVLLIPSGATALWFCVLGGTGIRLDGTGVVDMAAKAKEGTESTLFALLDALPISTVTSWVAMLLVMMYFVTSADSASLVMGSLTSRGALHPRTWLVVTWGVLMAAVAAALLLAGGLDSLQSATILVALPFVVVMLGLCWSLLKELREDPAAGPKRSEPLGGMRDAIGAMVGEALTDRTETRHRHLRRAARSRTHDEPGGDGGDDGGSGGGTPPA
- a CDS encoding histidine kinase, with the protein product MAWNANVLFYSFPDPGHSYAAFHDVQGMESVSRAAVLERAQDGTLSVTETYAPDSVMASGAGGVVGALLGVLAGPVGILFGWTAGTLFGLAADSEEASGDLDALTVLSQGVPDGGNVLIVAINDESDPSLGDGIARKYGGILVRVPAGVVQAEVVSAQEAAEGAARSARARHRAERRDEFRERAGALFGHRPTGADDGKK